One genomic region from Equus asinus isolate D_3611 breed Donkey chromosome 8, EquAss-T2T_v2, whole genome shotgun sequence encodes:
- the LOC106843523 gene encoding patr class I histocompatibility antigen, B-2 alpha chain, whose amino-acid sequence MTRPQFSLPLRVRFLQQSISVSAVPGYKVATTLRNSDSPQIARMWVMEPRTFLLLLSGALTLTETWAGSHSMMYFYTAVSRPGRGEPRYLEVGYVDDTQFVRFDSDAASPRMEPRAPWMKHVGPEYWERETRRAKGNAQTFRGSLNNLRGYYNQSEAGSHTYQWRCGCDVEPDGRLLRGYSQYAYDGADYIALNEDLRSWTAADTAAQITRRKWEAAGVAEHDRNYLEGTCVEWLLRYLENGKETLQRAEPPKTHVTHHVSDHEVTLRCWTLGFYPAEITLSWQRDGEDLTQDTELVETRPAGDGTFQKWAAVVVPSGEEQRYTCHVQHKGLPEPVTLRWEPPSQPTIPTVGLIAGLVFLAAVVTGAVVAAAVICRRKSSGGKGGSYTQAASSDSAQGSDVSLTDPKV is encoded by the exons ATGACGCGGCCCCAGTTCTCACTCCCATTGCGTGTCCGGTTTCTACAGCAGTCAATCAGCGTCTCCGCGGTTCCCGGTTATAAAGTCGCCACCACCTTGCGGAACTCAGATTCTCCCCAGATCGCAAGGATGTGGGTCATGGAGCCTCGAaccttcctcctgctgctctcGGGGGCCCTGACCCTGACCGAGACCTGGGCAG gctccCACTCCATGATGTATTTCTACACCGCCGTGTCCCGGCCCGGCCGCGGGGAGCCCAGGTACCTCGAAGTCGGCTACGTGGACGACACGCAGTTCGTGCGGTTCGACAGCGACGCGGCGAGTCCGAGGATGGAGCCGCGGGCGCCGTGGATGAAGCACGTGGGGCCGGAGTATTGGGAGCGGGAGACGCGGCGCGCCAAGGGCAACGCACAGACTTTCCGAGGGAGCCTGAACAACCTGCGCGGCTACTACAACCAGAGCGAGGCCG GGTCTCACACCTACCAGTGGAGGTGTGGCTGCGACGTGGAACCAGATGGGCGCCTCCTCCGCGGGTACAGTCAGTACGCCTACGACGGCGCCGATTACATCGCCCTGAACGAGGACCTGCGCTCCTGGACCGCGGCGGACACGGCGGCTCAGATCACCCGGCGCAAGTGGGAGGCGGCCGGTGTGGCGGAGCATGACAGGAACTACCTAGAGGGCACCTGCGTGGAGTGGCTCCTCAGATACCTGGAGAACGGGAAGGAGACGCTGCAGCGCGCGG AACCCCCAAAGACACATGTGACCCACCATGTCTCTGATCATGAGGTCACCCTGAGGTGCTGGACCCTGGGCTTCTACCCTGCGGAGATCACCCTGTCCTGGCAGCGTGATGGGGAGGACCTgacccaggacacagagcttgtggAGACCAGGCCTGCAGGGGACGGGACCTTCCAGAAGTGGGCGGCTGTGGTGGTGCCttctggagaggagcagagatacACGTGCCATGTACAGCACAAGGGGCTGCCTGAGCCCGTCACCCTGAGATGGG AGCCACCTTCTCAGCCCACCATCCCCACAGTGGGCCTCATTGCTGGCCTGGTTTTCCTTGCAGCTGTGGTCACTGGCGCTGTGGTGGCTGCAGCTGTGATCTGCAGGAGGAAGAGCTCAG GTGGAAAAGGAGGGAGCTACACTCAGGCTGCAA GCAGTGACAGTGCCCAGGGCTCTGACGTGTCTCTCACGGATCCTAAAG TGTGA